The following coding sequences lie in one Streptococcus suis genomic window:
- a CDS encoding LytTR family transcriptional regulator, translating to MKVRIEFDDSLDQVEVVIRTSQLGPEIEQIQRALQQVSRPSLVFYKGSSEYFLSLGDILFFETDGTKIYAHTADDAYEVKMKLYELEEYLPIYFCRVSKSTIANSKAVYSLDKSFSGTSRISFYQTHKEVHVSRHYYHLLKEKLREVR from the coding sequence ATGAAAGTTAGGATTGAATTTGATGACAGCTTAGATCAGGTTGAAGTTGTTATCCGAACCAGTCAGCTGGGACCAGAGATTGAACAGATTCAGCGGGCTCTGCAACAAGTTAGCCGTCCCTCGCTTGTCTTTTACAAGGGGAGTAGTGAGTATTTTCTTTCATTGGGTGACATACTTTTCTTTGAAACGGATGGGACCAAAATTTATGCCCATACAGCCGACGATGCCTATGAGGTCAAGATGAAGCTCTATGAGCTGGAAGAATACTTGCCAATCTACTTTTGTCGGGTTTCCAAGTCAACCATTGCAAATAGCAAGGCCGTTTATTCGCTGGACAAATCCTTTTCAGGAACTAGTCGGATTTCCTTCTATCAGACCCACAAGGAAGTCCACGTGTCGCGGCATTATTATCATTTATTAAAAGAAAAGTTACGAGAAGTGAGGTAG
- a CDS encoding class C sortase yields MKKIGYILMLIGLLLPLVLLTNMSLHEFQTYRHYQSYQSRSTSFSSEQKAAIDTYEEQISSGDIPTIDPFAEKNSSDSNSVVVPNLEGGVIGYLSIPSIEIRQPIYIGATSQHLNDGVASIIGTDLPVGGMGHRSVIAGHRSWYTDLRFFRLTELKEGDKIFIEIGGTTLTYLVKNTEVIKATDWQKLLPVENQDMLTLLTCDPLVPPFDYRLLVNAYRQPDVAEEDAQSKQTSQEEMKQYQQHSFSFVFYITIFGWLLLCYILYRFVTLLTNTLRKSKSDVVDLI; encoded by the coding sequence ATGAAAAAAATTGGCTACATTCTCATGCTGATTGGCTTATTACTGCCGTTAGTCTTACTGACGAATATGTCCTTGCATGAGTTTCAGACCTATCGACACTATCAGTCTTACCAAAGCCGTTCGACATCATTTTCGTCAGAGCAAAAAGCGGCAATTGATACTTATGAAGAACAAATCAGTAGCGGAGATATCCCAACAATTGACCCTTTTGCAGAAAAGAATAGTTCGGATAGTAATTCTGTTGTTGTTCCTAATTTGGAAGGCGGTGTGATTGGTTATCTAAGCATTCCAAGTATTGAAATTCGCCAGCCAATATATATCGGAGCGACTAGCCAGCATTTAAATGATGGGGTGGCTTCTATTATTGGAACAGATTTACCTGTTGGTGGTATGGGGCACCGAAGTGTCATTGCAGGTCATCGTAGTTGGTATACAGATCTTCGTTTTTTCCGTTTAACGGAGCTAAAAGAAGGAGATAAGATTTTTATTGAAATCGGTGGGACAACACTGACATATTTGGTCAAAAATACAGAAGTGATAAAGGCGACCGATTGGCAAAAATTATTGCCTGTTGAAAATCAAGATATGTTAACGCTGTTGACGTGTGATCCGCTAGTTCCTCCTTTTGACTATCGCTTATTGGTTAACGCCTATCGTCAGCCGGATGTAGCTGAGGAAGATGCTCAATCAAAACAGACAAGTCAAGAAGAAATGAAGCAGTACCAACAACACTCATTCAGCTTCGTCTTTTATATAACGATATTTGGCTGGCTCTTATTATGCTATATTCTTTATCGTTTTGTCACCTTATTGACTAATACTCTTCGAAAATCAAAATCAGACGTTGTTGACTTGATTTGA
- a CDS encoding class C sortase: MIKRSQHKTKKGKSKQSILLKLLFLFGLIVTLYPWISQFYYRYDSDREIQSFYEQAQQLPSEEVLKRLEHARAYNQTLDPRKLQDPYTEEEKAGVAEYARMLEVKEKIGFVEIPKINERIPIYAGTTEYVLQKGAGHLEGSSLPVGGESTHTVITAHRGLPNASLFTNLDRLKVGEQFYIHNIAETLAYEVDQILVVEPSDFDPVLVQAGKDYATLLTCTPYMINSHRLLVRGHRVPYEPEVAKKEKPVFFLDMLTLSYLIALLIILVIVAILYLRSRKKNRKVKVK, translated from the coding sequence ATGATAAAACGCTCACAACATAAAACGAAAAAGGGGAAATCCAAACAATCCATACTCCTGAAACTCCTATTTCTCTTTGGTTTAATAGTGACACTGTATCCTTGGATTTCACAGTTTTACTATCGCTATGATTCTGATCGTGAAATTCAGTCGTTTTATGAACAAGCCCAACAGTTACCGAGTGAGGAAGTTTTAAAAAGATTGGAACATGCTAGGGCCTATAACCAGACATTGGACCCTCGCAAGCTGCAAGATCCCTACACAGAGGAAGAAAAGGCTGGAGTTGCAGAATATGCACGCATGCTTGAGGTTAAGGAAAAAATTGGTTTTGTGGAAATTCCAAAAATCAATGAGCGGATTCCCATTTATGCTGGGACAACTGAATATGTATTACAAAAAGGGGCCGGACACTTAGAGGGGTCGTCATTGCCGGTTGGTGGTGAAAGTACTCACACTGTCATAACAGCCCATCGTGGTTTGCCCAATGCTTCCCTGTTTACCAATCTCGATCGTCTCAAAGTCGGGGAACAGTTTTACATTCATAACATCGCAGAAACACTAGCTTATGAGGTGGATCAAATCTTAGTTGTTGAGCCGAGTGACTTCGATCCTGTCTTGGTACAGGCTGGAAAAGACTATGCTACTTTATTGACCTGTACACCGTATATGATCAACAGTCATCGTTTGTTGGTACGTGGCCACCGTGTTCCTTACGAGCCTGAAGTTGCCAAAAAGGAAAAACCAGTATTCTTTTTGGACATGCTAACGCTATCCTACTTAATAGCTTTACTGATTATACTAGTGATTGTTGCTATCCTCTATCTTCGCAGTAGGAAGAAGAATCGGAAGGTAAAAGTGAAATGA
- a CDS encoding class C sortase, protein MKKNKNQIQKKSDKVTKKKKKSNLPFYLVFLIGLGILLYPHISNFYYRYEADQLTTSFDQEKQNLTTKEVQERMDLARAFNESLNNVVSEDPYTKSRHEAGRAEYARMLELHEKMGYVEIPKIDVKIPIYAGTSETVLQKGVGHLEGTSLPVGGSDTHTVLTAHTGLPKARLFTDLTKVKIGDTFYIHNIAETLAYKVDQILVVEPTQFDELLIKPGQDYATLLTCTPYMVNTHRLLVRGHRIPYVAEDHLKAAENAEKRILIRYLLYALGMLVIILLIILFTRRRKKKKQVEKFENDKTLTT, encoded by the coding sequence ATGAAAAAAAATAAGAATCAAATACAAAAAAAGTCAGATAAAGTGACAAAGAAAAAAAAGAAGAGTAACCTCCCATTTTATCTAGTATTTTTAATCGGACTGGGGATTTTACTCTATCCACATATTTCCAATTTTTATTATCGGTACGAGGCTGATCAACTAACGACTTCTTTCGACCAAGAAAAACAAAACTTAACGACCAAAGAGGTTCAAGAACGGATGGATTTGGCTCGAGCTTTTAATGAAAGCTTGAATAATGTGGTCTCTGAAGACCCCTATACCAAATCACGTCATGAAGCTGGACGGGCGGAGTATGCACGGATGTTGGAATTGCATGAGAAAATGGGATATGTTGAAATTCCAAAAATTGATGTAAAAATACCTATTTATGCAGGAACCTCTGAAACCGTGTTACAAAAAGGTGTTGGTCACTTAGAAGGAACTTCTTTACCAGTTGGGGGAAGTGATACGCATACAGTCTTAACTGCTCATACAGGTTTGCCGAAAGCTCGCCTATTTACGGACTTAACCAAGGTAAAAATCGGCGATACTTTCTATATTCACAATATTGCAGAAACGTTAGCTTATAAAGTAGACCAAATATTGGTTGTTGAGCCAACTCAGTTTGACGAACTTTTGATAAAACCTGGGCAGGATTATGCGACGTTATTAACTTGTACACCTTATATGGTGAATACACACCGTTTATTGGTTCGTGGTCATCGTATTCCTTACGTTGCGGAAGACCATCTTAAAGCAGCTGAAAATGCAGAGAAGCGTATTCTTATCCGTTATCTTCTGTATGCTTTGGGAATGTTGGTGATTATTTTGTTGATTATCTTATTTACAAGAAGACGGAAAAAGAAAAAGCAGGTAGAGAAGTTTGAGAATGATAAAACGCTCACAACATAA
- a CDS encoding TIGR00266 family protein yields the protein MSDNRMKYTIDSNMQFPLVEIALEAGESAYIQQGSMVYHTPSVTLNTKLNARGGSGFGKLMGAIGRSMVSGESMFITQAISNSDDGKIALAPSTPGQVIALELGAEQYRLNDGAFLALDGSAQYKMERQSVGKAFFGGQGGLFVMTTEGRGTLLANAFGSIKKLTLDGGSITIDNAHVVAWSRDLDYNIHMENGFLQSIGTGEGIVNTFTGYGEIYVQSLNIETFAQVIGNHIVGAGGDGGGGSTSLLDAIF from the coding sequence ATGTCAGATAACCGTATGAAATACACAATCGATAGCAATATGCAATTTCCTTTAGTGGAAATTGCCTTAGAGGCTGGTGAATCAGCTTATATTCAACAGGGGAGTATGGTTTACCATACGCCGAGTGTGACTTTGAATACCAAACTCAATGCGCGTGGTGGTTCAGGTTTTGGTAAATTGATGGGGGCCATCGGTCGGTCAATGGTATCAGGCGAATCTATGTTTATCACGCAAGCCATTTCCAATAGTGACGATGGAAAAATTGCACTTGCGCCTTCAACGCCAGGTCAGGTTATTGCCTTGGAACTTGGTGCAGAGCAATATCGACTAAATGATGGTGCCTTCCTTGCCCTTGATGGTTCTGCTCAATATAAAATGGAACGCCAGAGTGTTGGGAAAGCTTTCTTTGGCGGTCAGGGTGGACTCTTTGTGATGACGACAGAGGGGCGCGGAACACTTTTGGCGAATGCATTTGGTTCTATTAAGAAGCTAACTTTGGATGGTGGAAGTATCACCATTGACAATGCTCATGTGGTTGCTTGGAGTCGTGATTTGGACTACAATATCCATATGGAAAATGGTTTTCTCCAATCTATCGGTACAGGTGAAGGAATCGTTAATACCTTTACTGGTTATGGAGAAATCTATGTACAGAGTTTGAACATTGAGACTTTTGCTCAGGTCATTGGTAATCATATTGTCGGTGCAGGTGGTGACGGTGGTGGTGGAAGCACATCATTGCTGGATGCAATTTTTTAA
- a CDS encoding carbonic anhydrase: protein MSYFQNFMKANKAYVDLHGDYHLPLRPKTKVAIVTCMDSRLHVAQALGLALGDAHILRNAGGRVTEDMIRSLVISQQQLGTREIVVLHHTDCGAQTFTNEDFTVQLKRDLGVDVAGQDFLPFTDIEESVRADIALLKQSPLIPDDVEISGAIYDVDTGRMTEVI from the coding sequence ATGTCTTATTTTCAAAACTTTATGAAGGCCAACAAGGCCTATGTTGACCTACATGGTGATTACCATTTGCCTCTTCGTCCAAAGACCAAGGTGGCTATCGTGACCTGTATGGACTCACGGCTTCACGTGGCGCAGGCTTTGGGCTTGGCTCTGGGTGATGCCCACATTTTGCGGAACGCAGGTGGGCGTGTGACGGAGGACATGATTCGTTCGCTTGTCATTTCCCAGCAGCAACTCGGTACACGGGAAATCGTGGTGCTCCACCATACAGACTGCGGTGCCCAGACCTTTACCAATGAAGACTTTACGGTCCAACTCAAGCGGGATTTGGGGGTGGATGTGGCTGGTCAGGACTTTCTTCCTTTTACAGACATTGAAGAAAGCGTGCGGGCAGATATTGCCCTTTTGAAACAATCTCCGCTCATACCTGACGACGTTGAAATTTCAGGGGCTATTTATGATGTGGATACGGGTCGTATGACGGAAGTTATCTAG
- a CDS encoding DNA repair protein RadA, with product MTIAKKKTTFVCQSCEYHSPKYLGRCPNCGSWSSFVEEVEVAEVKNERVSLTGEKTRPMKLNEVSSIQVARTKTNMEEFNRVLGGGVVPGSLVLIGGDPGIGKSTLLLQVSTQLSTIGTVLYVSGEESAQQIKLRAERLGDIDSEFYLYAETNMQSIRTEIEKIKPDFLIIDSIQTIMSPDISSVQGSVSQVREVTNELMQIAKTNNIATFIVGHMTKEGTLAGPRTLEHMVDTVLYFEGERQHTFRILRAVKNRFGSTNEIGIFEMQSQGLVEVLNPSEVFLEERLDGATGSAIVVTMEGTRPILAEVQALVTPTMFGNAKRTTTGLDFNRASLIMAVLEKRAGLLLQNQDAYLKSAGGVKLDEPAIDLAVAVALASSYKDKPTNPQECFIGEIGLTGEIRRVNRIEQRINEAAKLGFTKVYAPKNSLTGIKVPKEITVIGVTTIGEVLQKVFK from the coding sequence ATGACCATCGCTAAGAAAAAAACAACCTTTGTCTGTCAATCCTGCGAGTACCACTCGCCTAAGTATCTGGGCCGTTGCCCCAACTGTGGCTCCTGGTCTAGCTTTGTCGAGGAAGTGGAAGTCGCTGAAGTTAAGAACGAGCGGGTCAGCCTGACAGGTGAGAAGACCCGTCCGATGAAGCTCAATGAAGTTTCCTCCATTCAAGTGGCCCGTACCAAGACCAATATGGAGGAGTTTAACCGCGTCCTCGGTGGTGGCGTGGTGCCGGGAAGTCTAGTTCTCATTGGAGGCGATCCAGGGATTGGCAAGTCCACCCTGCTCTTGCAAGTATCCACCCAGCTGTCCACCATCGGTACCGTCCTCTACGTGTCGGGGGAGGAGTCTGCCCAGCAGATTAAGCTCCGTGCCGAGCGTTTGGGCGACATTGACAGCGAGTTCTATCTCTATGCGGAGACCAATATGCAGAGCATTCGGACCGAGATTGAGAAAATCAAGCCAGATTTCCTGATTATCGACTCTATCCAGACCATTATGAGTCCGGACATCTCCAGCGTGCAAGGTTCTGTCAGTCAGGTCCGTGAAGTGACCAATGAACTCATGCAGATTGCCAAGACCAACAATATCGCAACCTTTATCGTCGGCCACATGACTAAGGAAGGCACCCTGGCTGGACCGCGGACCTTGGAGCACATGGTAGACACCGTTCTCTATTTTGAGGGCGAGCGGCAGCACACCTTCCGTATCTTGCGGGCGGTCAAAAACCGCTTTGGCTCCACCAACGAAATCGGCATTTTTGAAATGCAGTCACAGGGTTTGGTCGAAGTTCTCAATCCAAGTGAGGTCTTTCTGGAAGAGCGTCTGGACGGGGCGACAGGCTCTGCGATTGTCGTGACCATGGAGGGTACCCGCCCAATCCTTGCGGAAGTGCAGGCTCTGGTGACGCCGACCATGTTTGGCAATGCCAAGCGGACCACGACAGGCTTGGATTTCAACCGTGCCAGCTTGATTATGGCGGTTTTGGAAAAACGGGCAGGCCTGCTCCTCCAAAACCAAGATGCCTACCTCAAGTCAGCAGGCGGTGTCAAATTGGATGAACCAGCTATTGACCTGGCGGTCGCAGTTGCCCTTGCCTCCAGTTACAAGGATAAGCCGACTAACCCACAAGAGTGCTTTATAGGCGAAATCGGTCTGACAGGTGAAATCCGCCGCGTCAATCGGATTGAACAACGGATTAACGAAGCCGCCAAACTAGGCTTTACCAAGGTCTATGCCCCTAAAAATTCCCTGACAGGAATCAAGGTACCAAAGGAAATCACTGTTATCGGCGTGACCACCATTGGCGAAGTCTTGCAGAAAGTGTTTAAGTGA
- a CDS encoding histidine phosphatase family protein — translation MQILFVRHSEPDYSMFDQHDNPRLYAGFGRDLAPLTEKGRTLAQEIASNPIFSQAQVVIASSVTRALETATYIAHANQLPLLVEPFFHEWRPDMTGQNASQDEAVLAHRLFLENGGAVPESSPVRYETAAEMRERFLQALEKYKAYDRIVIVCHGMLIRQFVPKEIIAYCEILEYTL, via the coding sequence ATGCAGATTCTTTTTGTGCGACATTCCGAGCCCGACTACAGCATGTTTGACCAGCATGATAATCCTCGGCTGTATGCAGGTTTTGGGCGGGATTTGGCTCCTTTAACTGAAAAGGGGCGAACTTTAGCTCAGGAAATTGCTAGTAATCCTATCTTTTCCCAAGCTCAAGTAGTCATCGCTTCAAGCGTCACGCGGGCCTTGGAGACTGCAACTTATATTGCTCATGCCAACCAACTGCCTCTTCTGGTCGAGCCCTTTTTTCATGAGTGGCGACCAGATATGACGGGGCAAAATGCCAGTCAAGATGAGGCTGTCTTAGCTCATCGATTATTTTTGGAAAATGGCGGAGCAGTGCCTGAGTCTTCACCTGTTCGCTACGAGACTGCTGCGGAGATGAGAGAGCGATTTTTACAGGCCCTTGAAAAATACAAAGCCTATGACCGAATCGTTATCGTCTGTCATGGTATGCTGATACGCCAGTTTGTTCCCAAAGAAATTATAGCCTACTGCGAAATCCTAGAATACACTCTATAG
- a CDS encoding deoxyuridine 5'-triphosphate nucleotidohydrolase (catalyzes the formation of dUMP from dUTP) — translation MKIRGFELVSQFTDENLLPRRETAHAAGYDLKAAETVSLEPGEIKLVPTGVKAYMQANEVLYLYDRSSNPRKKGLVLINSVGVIDGDYYGNPANEGHIFAQMRNITEETVVVEAGERIVQAVFAPFLLADGDQADGVRTGGFGSTGK, via the coding sequence ATGAAAATCCGTGGATTCGAACTGGTCAGCCAGTTTACAGATGAAAACTTATTGCCAAGACGTGAGACAGCCCACGCAGCAGGTTACGACCTAAAGGCTGCGGAGACGGTCAGCTTGGAGCCAGGCGAAATTAAGCTAGTGCCGACAGGTGTTAAGGCCTATATGCAGGCAAACGAAGTCCTCTATCTCTACGACCGCTCGTCCAACCCTCGCAAGAAAGGCCTGGTCCTGATTAACTCTGTTGGGGTTATTGACGGCGACTACTATGGCAATCCAGCCAATGAAGGTCATATCTTTGCCCAGATGCGAAATATCACCGAGGAAACCGTCGTGGTGGAAGCTGGCGAGCGAATTGTGCAGGCTGTTTTTGCCCCCTTCCTTTTGGCTGACGGCGATCAGGCCGACGGCGTTCGGACAGGTGGATTTGGCTCGACAGGGAAATAG
- a CDS encoding XRE family transcriptional regulator yields the protein MKWDFGTVLKEIRKSKGLSQQDVCGDALSRTTLSKIENNKEYPTIAHFSHILRQLDMTFAEFDYICHAYQPSERSSIIHRFENLRGQFFSESNCQDFLYQVEQYLKRQEDIRVQRIEQQIRLALSICQTGDGERTRQLGQALWKELEKSDTWYLADFRKLGLVLPIIPISQLKGFVDKILLSLDKYKDFRDVQVSQFAFLYNLSTVLLKNEEYQLCVSVMERVYTMAQESMRIDYVGMANVRMGIFRQDRGMVDKGLAILRAADLLELVEQLEKEVEECWEIFGSEVV from the coding sequence ATGAAATGGGATTTTGGAACAGTCTTAAAAGAAATTCGTAAGTCCAAAGGGCTTAGCCAGCAGGATGTTTGTGGAGATGCCTTGTCACGGACGACCCTATCAAAAATTGAAAACAACAAGGAGTACCCTACCATTGCCCACTTTTCCCATATCCTCCGTCAGTTGGATATGACCTTTGCGGAGTTTGACTATATCTGCCATGCCTATCAGCCTTCGGAGCGTTCGTCTATCATCCATCGCTTTGAAAATCTGAGAGGACAATTTTTTTCTGAATCAAACTGTCAAGATTTTTTGTACCAAGTAGAGCAGTATTTGAAGAGGCAGGAAGATATACGGGTTCAGCGGATAGAACAACAGATACGGTTAGCACTCTCTATTTGTCAGACAGGAGATGGGGAGCGGACCAGACAGTTGGGGCAAGCACTCTGGAAAGAATTGGAGAAGTCAGACACTTGGTATTTAGCTGATTTTCGTAAGTTGGGTCTGGTACTTCCAATCATTCCTATATCCCAATTGAAAGGCTTTGTAGATAAAATCTTGCTTTCCTTGGACAAGTATAAGGACTTCAGAGATGTACAGGTTAGTCAGTTTGCTTTTCTTTACAATCTATCGACTGTTTTGTTGAAAAATGAAGAGTACCAACTTTGTGTTTCAGTAATGGAAAGAGTTTACACTATGGCTCAGGAAAGTATGCGGATTGATTATGTAGGCATGGCCAATGTTCGCATGGGTATCTTTCGGCAGGATAGAGGGATGGTGGACAAGGGACTTGCCATTCTCCGAGCTGCAGACTTGCTAGAGTTGGTTGAACAGTTGGAGAAAGAAGTCGAGGAGTGTTGGGAGATTTTTGGCTCGGAAGTGGTTTGA
- a CDS encoding lactococcin 972 family bacteriocin, with amino-acid sequence MKKFAKLVFAVGIACSLMASTVAFADFVEGGEWHYGVGWTGTYGYSNYHHPTRSHTATVRNGQHENRQRQGAGIWAKASITKIPPTGMEYFYGF; translated from the coding sequence ATGAAAAAGTTTGCTAAATTAGTTTTTGCGGTGGGAATCGCTTGTAGTTTAATGGCATCCACAGTCGCCTTTGCAGACTTTGTCGAAGGTGGTGAATGGCATTATGGAGTCGGATGGACAGGAACCTACGGATATTCCAACTACCATCATCCAACACGTTCTCATACTGCTACTGTAAGAAATGGGCAACATGAAAACCGTCAACGCCAAGGTGCGGGTATATGGGCTAAAGCATCAATTACCAAAATCCCTCCAACTGGTATGGAATATTTCTATGGTTTTTGA
- a CDS encoding amino acid ABC transporter permease, which produces MKRLNHFCMILLLCCVSFIVVNLHYTKEINRIRELGTTDYSFQFYLRDSAVPSQDLLHFFEKIADKYDVSIVKTDSNTEVIKAGVFSHETFPYKDFGIQQLTFNEDGSGSYTNIQSSDKLGHIPTFLQAKTIRLITLKNYFQDTSHTLNGQYTVTSTKSINDTEIVQELSHFFNIDSSTLLTPTFETAVELINRDLLLVALICCIAFLLLSLTSVYQPILDIKHIGVEKILGYSNLEIFYRYVKQNILIIGIGSIILNSLPFLFFDYIPQGFSAMMLLAHFILLQVYLLINILVITIIQRINAASIIKGFVSFKTGFYINNFFKCCLTLLITILMIGVGNSMYEEHQELNYQEQWEKQGDFLTLETVKSGNQLWQDSLSGSDKAHQYYYSLYKNLTENLPTYYIRSSIINPSNFSHLKEFEHSTLANDIPVLYANKSYLESIGFPIPHTSKQLTVLFPASMKENEESDENLAKLIGLLSLKYEEQVIKTISEVDVECIYYESDWTFFPYNETLSNNFTNPIISLVNDNDMSWEDKAHLSNTGLSSPIKIANTPQNQQKIEQILQKLPDDSYFKFSSIKSIQQGCVDSFRDASRNFITLFAIICLLSIVVSYFIVRSMFLWRKSHIFTMKFLGWSLLDRYKPILIGLALLYLLPLPVILIAGKSLFPLVLFLLFAIADGGIFLFTSLSMEQKNLVQYLKGENL; this is translated from the coding sequence ATGAAAAGGCTAAACCATTTCTGTATGATTCTACTTCTGTGTTGTGTCAGTTTTATCGTTGTAAATCTACACTATACTAAGGAAATCAATCGCATACGCGAATTAGGAACGACTGACTATTCATTTCAATTTTATTTACGCGATAGTGCCGTTCCTTCACAGGATTTACTGCATTTTTTTGAAAAAATTGCTGATAAATACGACGTTTCAATTGTCAAAACAGATAGCAACACCGAGGTAATAAAAGCAGGTGTTTTTTCTCATGAGACCTTTCCTTATAAAGATTTTGGAATCCAGCAACTTACTTTTAACGAAGACGGAAGTGGATCTTATACAAATATACAATCCTCCGACAAACTAGGGCATATCCCAACATTTTTGCAGGCTAAGACGATACGGCTCATCACTTTAAAAAACTATTTTCAAGATACATCCCATACACTAAATGGTCAGTATACCGTCACATCAACAAAATCAATAAACGATACTGAAATAGTACAGGAATTGAGTCATTTTTTCAATATTGATTCTTCCACACTATTGACACCAACCTTTGAAACAGCAGTAGAGTTGATAAATAGAGACTTGCTACTAGTAGCACTCATCTGCTGTATCGCATTTTTACTCCTTTCATTAACTTCTGTCTATCAACCAATTTTAGATATCAAACATATCGGCGTTGAAAAAATACTTGGATACAGTAACTTAGAGATTTTCTATCGCTATGTAAAACAAAACATACTAATCATAGGGATCGGTAGTATCATTCTAAATAGTTTACCATTTCTGTTTTTTGACTACATTCCTCAAGGTTTTTCAGCTATGATGCTGCTAGCACATTTTATCCTCCTTCAAGTCTATCTACTCATCAACATTTTAGTCATCACAATTATCCAACGCATTAATGCAGCATCCATCATAAAAGGATTTGTTTCCTTCAAAACAGGGTTCTATATCAATAATTTCTTCAAATGCTGTCTCACACTTCTTATCACTATTTTGATGATTGGTGTCGGAAATAGCATGTATGAGGAACATCAAGAGTTGAACTATCAAGAACAGTGGGAAAAACAAGGAGATTTCCTAACACTCGAAACCGTAAAATCAGGAAATCAACTCTGGCAAGATAGCCTGTCTGGTTCCGACAAAGCTCATCAATATTATTACTCCTTATATAAGAATTTGACAGAAAATCTTCCAACTTATTATATTCGTTCTAGTATCATAAACCCTAGCAATTTCTCACATCTCAAAGAATTTGAACATTCAACATTGGCTAATGACATCCCTGTTCTATATGCCAACAAATCCTATCTCGAGAGTATAGGATTTCCTATCCCACATACAAGTAAACAATTGACCGTACTCTTTCCAGCATCAATGAAAGAAAATGAAGAGTCTGACGAAAATCTAGCAAAATTGATTGGTTTGCTGTCACTGAAATATGAAGAACAAGTGATAAAAACAATCAGCGAAGTAGATGTTGAATGCATTTATTATGAAAGTGATTGGACATTCTTCCCTTACAATGAAACCTTATCCAACAATTTCACTAATCCAATCATTAGTCTGGTCAATGACAACGACATGTCGTGGGAAGATAAAGCACACCTGTCAAATACTGGATTAAGTAGCCCAATTAAAATTGCAAATACCCCTCAAAATCAACAAAAAATCGAACAAATTCTTCAGAAATTGCCTGATGATAGCTATTTCAAGTTCTCATCAATAAAATCTATTCAACAAGGATGTGTAGATAGTTTCCGCGATGCTAGTCGTAACTTCATCACCTTGTTTGCGATTATCTGCTTACTGAGCATTGTTGTTTCCTATTTTATCGTGAGGAGTATGTTCCTATGGAGAAAATCTCATATCTTCACAATGAAATTTTTAGGATGGTCACTCCTTGACCGCTATAAACCAATTCTAATTGGACTAGCATTACTTTATTTGCTACCTCTTCCAGTTATTTTAATAGCTGGTAAGTCACTATTTCCTCTTGTACTTTTTTTACTATTTGCCATTGCTGATGGAGGTATCTTCCTATTTACATCGCTGAGCATGGAGCAAAAAAATCTTGTACAATACTTGAAAGGAGAGAACTTATGA